A DNA window from Solanum lycopersicum chromosome 3, SLM_r2.1 contains the following coding sequences:
- the LOC138347602 gene encoding uncharacterized protein yields MDDIIIKSRKSLDNFAHLKKFFDRLCHYNLKLTPAKCGFRVPAGKLLGFIVSKRGIVLDPSKIKKAIKAQDLADNLVKNPVDKEYEPLKTYFHRDEVSFVGEDISEAYLGWRLFFDGATNHQGKGIGAVLVSKTELKKHPFHYSHVEAKPDGLPWYFYIKKYLEFGTYLEDATSIQKKSICRMDLNFFLSGEVLYRRTPDLGLLRFVDVVEAAKLIGQIHAGVCAWGMDVIGMVDLAASNGHRFILVAIDYFTNWVEEASYKSVTKKVVVDFVCNNQICRLRKMIDKHRGWHEMLPYALLGYRTTVRTSTGATPYLLVYGTQAVIPAEVEIPSLRIIQEAELSND; encoded by the exons ATGGATGACATTATAATCAAGTCCCGCAAGAGTTTGGACAACTTTGCACATCTAAAGAAATTCTTTGATCGGCTGTGTCATTACAACTTGAAGTTGACTCCCGCCAAATGCGGTTTTAGAGTTCCAGCCGGgaagttgttgggatttatagtcagcaAAAGGGGTATTGTGCTGGACCCTTCTAAGATTAAA AAAGCAATAAAGGCACAGGATTTGGCTGATAATCTTGTAAAAAATCCTGTTGATAAAGAGTACGAACCActtaagacttattttcacCGCGATGAAGTGTCATTTGTCGGTGAGGATATTTCTGAGGCATATCtaggttggagattattctttgacGGAGCGACAAATCATCAAGGTAAAGGTATTGGAGCAGTCTTAGTGTCAAAAACTG AGTTGAAAAAACATCCATTTCATTATTCCCATGTTGAAGCAAAACCAGAcggtttgccttggtatttttatataaagaagtatttggAGTTTGGAACTTATCTCGAAGATGCTACTTCAATTCAGAAGAAGTCGATATGCCGTATGGatctcaatttctttctaagTGGAGAAGTCCTATATAGGAGGACTCCAGACTTAGGTCTTCTCAGATTTGTCGATGTCGTTGAAGCTGCAAAACTGATTGGacagatacatgctggagtttgtG cttggggaatggatgttATCGGTATGGTAGATCTAGCCGCTTCTAATGGACAtagattcattttggttgccattgattatttcactaATTGGGTGGAAGAAGCTTCTTACAAGTCagtaaccaagaaagttgtgGTTGATTTTGTTTGCAACAATCAAATATGCAGATTGAG aaaaatgattgacaagcaTCGAGGTTGGCATGAGATGTTACCATATGCTTTATTGGGATACCGCACGACTGTCAGAACATCAACTGGAGCCACTCCATATTTGCTAGTATATGGAACACAAGCAGTCATACCTGCTGAAGTTGAGATACCGTCTTTgagaatcatccaagaagctgagttAAGTAACGATTAA